From Rhodococcus sp. B7740, one genomic window encodes:
- a CDS encoding SHOCT domain-containing protein, producing MNQALTPAGENAVSELSARYGVSTDAVRTMLDAVNNGRGSMAQFNIPELGGSGQWMRGGMTMVGNMFDHGLKSRVDGLCRDLSAVLSQHQVYPPRETGSGSFGGNSFGGGSWWPSDLGTPSSSGGQNGSQYAVFPGSRRLAVSVGGELAVYDTLDHSIGGVQQQQGGGPGSLEFTSQYGTFTAGSLPRVDQQSSGTNSQNQPAPQSASPPHAHASSSEPSSNQSLRSNPSGVDISDITAAIEALAGLHAKGFLTDDEFHAKKSELLGRL from the coding sequence ATGAACCAGGCCCTGACCCCTGCAGGCGAGAACGCCGTGTCCGAGCTGTCGGCGCGCTACGGCGTCTCGACCGACGCCGTCCGCACCATGCTCGACGCCGTCAACAACGGCCGCGGCAGCATGGCGCAGTTCAACATTCCCGAGCTCGGCGGCAGTGGGCAATGGATGCGCGGCGGAATGACCATGGTGGGCAACATGTTCGATCACGGACTCAAGAGCCGGGTCGACGGCCTCTGCCGCGATCTGTCTGCGGTGCTCTCGCAGCATCAGGTGTACCCACCCAGAGAGACCGGCAGCGGCTCGTTCGGTGGCAACTCGTTCGGCGGCGGATCGTGGTGGCCGTCGGATCTCGGTACGCCGAGCTCGAGCGGTGGTCAGAACGGCTCGCAGTACGCCGTGTTCCCGGGTTCTCGACGCCTCGCCGTGTCGGTCGGCGGCGAACTGGCCGTGTACGACACTCTCGATCACTCCATCGGCGGGGTTCAGCAACAGCAGGGCGGTGGACCGGGCTCGCTGGAGTTCACCAGCCAGTACGGCACGTTCACCGCCGGCAGCCTGCCTCGCGTCGACCAGCAGTCGAGTGGAACGAACTCGCAGAACCAGCCGGCACCGCAATCCGCCTCGCCGCCCCACGCGCACGCGTCGTCCTCGGAACCGTCCTCGAACCAATCGCTCCGGAGCAACCCGTCGGGTGTTGACATCTCCGACATCACGGCGGCGATCGAGGCGCTGGCGGGTCTGCACGCGAAAGGCTTCCTGACCGACGACGAGTTCCACGCCAAGAAGTCGGAGTTGCTGGGGCGCTTGTGA
- the prfA gene encoding peptide chain release factor 1 — protein sequence MARTDKPSAIDDILAEHSGLEQQLADPALHNDPSAARRAGKRFAELAPIMSAHTKLTSAQDDLEAARELAADDSSFAAEIPDLEATVLQLEQTLTDLLAPRDPHDGDDIVMEVKSGEGGEESALFAADLARMYVRYAERRGWRVEVLDANVSDLGGYKDATLSIKTKDPLDGVWARLKFEGGVHRVQRVPVTESQGRVHTSAAGILVYPEPDEVEEVQIDESDLRIDVYRSSGKGGQGVNTTDSAVRLTHLPTGIVVTCQNERSQLQNKARAMQVLAARLQAAAEEAANEEASAGRASQVRTVDRSERIRTYNYPENRITDHRIGFKAHNLDALLDGEMDALLDALAKADRDARMQAE from the coding sequence ATGGCGAGAACAGACAAGCCTTCGGCCATCGACGACATCCTCGCCGAACACTCCGGACTCGAGCAGCAACTCGCCGACCCGGCACTGCACAACGATCCGTCCGCGGCCCGCAGAGCGGGCAAGAGATTCGCCGAACTGGCCCCCATCATGTCCGCGCACACCAAGCTGACCTCCGCGCAGGACGACCTCGAAGCCGCACGGGAGTTGGCAGCCGACGATTCGTCGTTCGCGGCCGAGATTCCCGACCTCGAAGCGACGGTGCTGCAGCTCGAGCAGACTCTGACCGACCTGCTGGCACCGCGCGATCCGCACGACGGCGACGACATCGTGATGGAGGTCAAGTCGGGTGAGGGCGGCGAGGAGTCGGCGCTCTTCGCGGCCGATCTCGCACGGATGTACGTGCGCTACGCCGAACGCCGCGGGTGGCGCGTGGAGGTGCTCGACGCGAACGTCTCCGACCTTGGCGGGTACAAGGACGCGACGTTGTCGATCAAGACCAAGGATCCCCTCGACGGCGTCTGGGCACGGCTGAAGTTCGAGGGCGGAGTCCACCGCGTCCAACGGGTACCGGTGACCGAATCGCAGGGGCGTGTACACACCTCTGCGGCAGGCATCCTGGTGTACCCCGAACCGGACGAAGTCGAAGAGGTCCAGATCGACGAGTCCGACTTGCGTATCGACGTGTACCGCTCGTCGGGCAAGGGTGGACAGGGCGTCAACACCACCGACTCCGCAGTCCGGCTCACGCACCTGCCCACGGGCATCGTGGTCACCTGCCAGAACGAGCGCTCGCAGCTGCAGAACAAGGCGCGCGCGATGCAGGTTCTCGCCGCTCGCCTACAGGCGGCCGCGGAGGAAGCGGCCAACGAAGAGGCCTCGGCCGGTCGAGCCAGCCAGGTGCGTACCGTCGACCGCTCGGAGCGGATCAGAACCTACAACTACCCCGAGAACCGCATCACCGATCACCGCATCGGCTTCAAGGCACACAACCTCGACGCTCTGCTCGACGGGGAAATGGATGCGTTGCTCGACGCGCTCGCCAAGGCAGACCGCGATGCGCGCATGCAGGCAGAGTAG
- the rpmE gene encoding 50S ribosomal protein L31, whose translation MKAGIHPDYTLTTVVCGCGNTFETRSTTDKERISVEVCSQCHPFYTGKQKILDTGGRVARFEARYGKRAGKKADADS comes from the coding sequence ATGAAGGCAGGAATTCACCCCGACTACACACTGACGACAGTCGTCTGTGGTTGCGGCAATACTTTCGAGACCCGAAGCACCACCGACAAAGAGCGCATCAGCGTCGAGGTCTGCTCGCAGTGCCACCCCTTCTACACCGGCAAGCAGAAGATTCTCGACACCGGCGGCCGCGTCGCTCGCTTCGAGGCTCGCTACGGCAAGCGCGCCGGCAAGAAGGCCGACGCAGACAGCTAG